One stretch of Rhodohalobacter mucosus DNA includes these proteins:
- a CDS encoding TonB-dependent receptor has product MKVFLSLYLVVGLTCLAHSQTITVTDQKTGEPLEGVVLMSVRSEAALITDARGEADISSLEGAETILIRSLGYKTRTLSFGQIEDMNYEVALEPSILNLDQLVVSATRWRQTSGNIPLKIVSVTPEELTLQNPQTAADLLNVTGKVFIQKSQQGGGSPMIRGFATNRLIYTIDGVRMNTAIFRGGNIQNVINLDPFAIENTEVLFGPGSVIYGSDAIGGVMSFQTLTPRLSPDDELLLTGKAETRFSSANNERTGHFDVSIGRKKWAAVTSFSSWDYDHLRQGSHGPDDYLKGFYPQRQDSLDVLIVQDDPLLQIPTAYSQINLMQKARYKPNETWDFQYGFHFSETSSYGRYDRHQRIREGTARYGEWKYGPQKWLMNNLSGRYTQSNAIFDQLSLRVAHQSFEESRISRNFNDDTRQRRIENVEAYSANLDFTKNTGTRNTIYYGIEYILNDVTSIGRNEFIFDSVIKPDSISSGPSRYPLSTWESLAAYANTEYRLSSRITFQGGLRYNRFMLESDFSNNADFYPFPFRTAEINNGALTGSIGAVYKPDERWVIRANAGTAFRSPNVDDVGKVFDSEQGTVVVPNPGLEAEYAYSFDLGIAKAFRGRAKLDVTGYYTILDNAMVRRDFEINGQDSIQYDGVLSRVQALQNAAVARVYGVQAGVEVRLYDGFNFLSDVNYQSGEEELDDGSISPSRHAAPLFGMSRLRYERNGLMLELNTIYQGKRAHEDLAVSEKGKEEIYALDENGNTYSPAWYTLNFKSMYRLSETFSMSAGIENMTDRRYRPYSSGLSGPGRNFVLSLRAEF; this is encoded by the coding sequence ATGAAAGTATTTCTTTCGCTGTATTTAGTTGTCGGGCTGACATGTCTTGCACATTCACAAACCATTACCGTAACAGATCAAAAAACGGGAGAGCCTCTGGAAGGCGTGGTGCTGATGAGTGTACGTTCAGAGGCAGCCCTCATCACCGATGCGCGAGGTGAGGCAGATATTTCTTCTTTAGAAGGGGCAGAAACCATTCTGATACGGTCTTTGGGATATAAAACGAGGACCCTCAGCTTTGGTCAAATCGAAGATATGAATTACGAGGTTGCCCTGGAACCGTCCATTTTGAACCTGGATCAGCTGGTGGTTTCAGCCACAAGATGGCGTCAGACTTCAGGAAATATACCCCTGAAAATTGTTTCTGTTACACCGGAAGAGCTGACTCTCCAGAATCCGCAGACAGCCGCTGATTTATTGAATGTTACCGGAAAGGTATTCATTCAAAAGAGTCAGCAGGGAGGCGGGAGCCCCATGATACGCGGGTTTGCCACCAACAGGCTCATCTATACAATAGACGGTGTGCGAATGAATACGGCAATTTTCAGAGGGGGCAATATCCAGAATGTGATCAATCTTGATCCGTTTGCCATCGAAAATACCGAGGTGCTTTTTGGCCCGGGTTCGGTCATTTACGGCAGCGACGCAATCGGCGGGGTAATGAGCTTTCAAACACTGACTCCGCGGCTTTCGCCTGATGATGAACTGCTCTTGACCGGAAAAGCGGAAACACGATTTTCTTCTGCCAACAACGAGCGTACCGGGCATTTCGATGTGAGTATCGGCCGGAAAAAGTGGGCTGCGGTAACAAGTTTCTCTTCGTGGGATTATGACCATTTGAGGCAGGGCAGCCATGGCCCCGATGATTACCTCAAGGGGTTCTATCCGCAGCGGCAGGACAGCCTTGACGTGCTGATTGTTCAGGATGACCCCCTTTTACAGATTCCCACAGCCTACTCTCAAATCAACCTGATGCAGAAAGCACGGTATAAACCCAACGAAACCTGGGATTTTCAGTATGGGTTTCATTTTTCTGAAACATCCTCCTACGGACGATACGACCGGCATCAGAGGATCAGAGAAGGAACTGCACGATACGGTGAATGGAAGTACGGCCCGCAGAAATGGCTGATGAATAATTTATCCGGGCGGTATACGCAAAGCAATGCAATTTTCGATCAGCTCTCTCTGAGAGTGGCCCATCAATCATTTGAAGAGAGCAGGATCAGCCGCAACTTCAATGACGATACCCGTCAAAGACGAATTGAAAATGTAGAAGCCTACTCTGCAAATCTTGATTTCACCAAAAATACCGGCACCAGAAACACGATCTATTACGGGATAGAGTATATTTTGAATGACGTGACGTCAATAGGCCGGAATGAGTTCATTTTTGACAGCGTAATAAAACCCGATTCCATAAGCAGCGGACCCAGCCGGTATCCGCTGTCAACATGGGAATCCCTGGCCGCTTATGCGAATACAGAGTACAGGCTTTCAAGTCGAATTACATTCCAGGGAGGCCTCCGGTATAACCGGTTCATGCTGGAATCAGATTTCAGCAACAACGCAGACTTTTATCCTTTCCCATTCAGAACTGCAGAAATAAATAACGGTGCTCTTACCGGCAGCATTGGAGCTGTTTACAAACCCGATGAACGTTGGGTCATCAGGGCAAATGCAGGCACTGCTTTCCGTTCGCCCAACGTGGACGATGTCGGTAAAGTGTTTGATTCCGAGCAGGGTACGGTTGTGGTGCCCAACCCCGGTCTTGAAGCAGAATATGCCTACAGTTTCGATCTGGGAATCGCAAAAGCTTTCAGGGGCCGTGCAAAACTGGACGTTACGGGGTATTACACCATTCTGGACAATGCAATGGTACGCAGGGATTTTGAAATAAACGGGCAGGACAGCATCCAGTACGATGGTGTTCTAAGCCGGGTGCAGGCTCTCCAGAACGCCGCTGTAGCAAGGGTGTATGGTGTTCAGGCAGGAGTAGAAGTCAGGCTGTATGACGGATTCAACTTCCTTTCGGATGTGAACTACCAGTCGGGTGAAGAGGAACTGGATGATGGCAGCATCAGCCCATCGCGTCACGCGGCGCCCCTCTTTGGTATGAGCAGATTGAGATACGAACGAAACGGCCTGATGCTTGAACTCAACACGATCTATCAGGGTAAACGGGCTCACGAAGATCTTGCCGTCAGCGAAAAAGGAAAGGAGGAAATCTATGCACTGGATGAAAACGGAAATACCTACTCCCCGGCCTGGTACACGCTTAATTTCAAATCCATGTACCGGCTTTCGGAAACATTCAGCATGAGTGCGGGAATAGAAAACATGACCGACCGCAGATACCGTCCCTACAGTTCGGGTTTATCTGGCCCCGGCAGGAATTTTGTTCTTTCGTTGAGGGCGGAGTTTTAA
- a CDS encoding WD40/YVTN/BNR-like repeat-containing protein: MLYSLNKSVLFSILFTFAVSLLLLGSVTTTRAQIFGHGEEISNPDYEHTHFQELEYRNIGPFRGGRSVAVAGHEDQPHTYYTGFTGGGVYKTTDGGINWHNVSDGYFKTGSVGAIAVAPSNANVIYAGMGETCIRGNMSAGDGTYRSVDGGKTWEHIGLGDSHFIGEIVVHPNDENTAWVAVLGHTFGNEGNSERGVFKTTDGGANWERVLYHNDKTGAVDIEIDPNNPRILYATLWEAYRNPWEMSSGGEGSGLYKSTDGGENWEYISNRPGLPKGISGKIGVAVSPLNSDRVWTIIENENGGLFRSDDGGETWARTTADRNLRQRAWYYTHVVAGTNHEDEVYVLNVGFYKSTDGGESFERIGTPHGDHHDLWVSPNDGNRMVVADDGGGQVSYNGGESWSSYYKYATAQFYQVITDNQFPYRIYGAQQDNSTVGIMSRTAGSGITERDWAPVAGGESGYIAPDPEDPNVTFGGSYGGYFNKFNDFTNQSDRIDVWPDNPMGAGAEDLKYRFQWTFPIYISPHDPNVLYATSQYVHRSGDEGMSWETISDDLTRNDKSKQGESGGPITKDDTSVEYYNTVFTFAESTVQPGVLWAGADDGLIHVSRDNGETWTEVTPDGMPEAMASIIDPSPHNPGTAYLAATRYKFDDFSPMLYKTDNYGRSWSRINNGIPEGDFTRVIREDPNREGLLYAGTETGVYVSFNDGDKWQPLQLNLPAVPITDLTVHARDKDLVVATQGRSFWILDDLSVLHQLSDEVKNSDYYLFKPETTYLFGSHRDIGPGVTLGENPKDGVVVYYNLNSVPEDEVKLRFLESNGTEIRTFSNLETLEGDPVEESDEFYEEEHDVPSDVLTTKEGNNTFEWNMRYPGATNIEGRQILWAGSTTGPKAIPGTYMVQLLVDDEVVSEQTFELTKDPRIDTTQEDFQAQFDLHQTIIAKLDTTHKTINRIRDVRAQINDLKSDNAENTELLERANEVLSVLADVEGELMQTKAESSQDVLNYPIKLNNKLASLASTVATGDGRPTRQQYEVYVDLEAQIDAQFARLVQVFEGDLPEQIREIERSTIRLN; this comes from the coding sequence ATGCTATACAGCCTTAATAAATCGGTCCTCTTCTCTATTCTATTCACGTTTGCAGTATCACTCCTTCTGCTGGGTTCTGTAACAACAACCCGGGCGCAGATATTCGGACATGGCGAAGAGATATCAAATCCGGATTACGAACACACACATTTTCAGGAGCTGGAGTACCGCAACATTGGTCCGTTTCGCGGGGGCCGTTCTGTAGCCGTTGCGGGCCATGAAGATCAACCGCATACGTATTATACCGGATTTACCGGTGGCGGAGTTTACAAAACCACTGATGGCGGCATAAATTGGCATAATGTATCTGACGGATACTTCAAAACCGGTTCAGTTGGCGCCATTGCGGTTGCACCGTCCAATGCGAATGTTATTTATGCCGGCATGGGTGAGACCTGTATCAGGGGGAATATGTCTGCCGGAGATGGGACGTATCGATCAGTGGACGGTGGAAAGACCTGGGAACATATCGGGCTTGGTGATTCTCATTTCATCGGCGAAATAGTAGTACACCCGAACGATGAAAATACAGCATGGGTCGCCGTTTTGGGACACACGTTTGGCAACGAGGGAAACTCTGAAAGAGGTGTTTTCAAAACCACGGATGGCGGAGCAAACTGGGAGCGTGTACTTTATCATAATGATAAAACCGGTGCTGTTGATATCGAAATAGACCCGAACAACCCGCGGATCTTGTACGCCACTCTTTGGGAAGCCTATAGAAATCCCTGGGAGATGTCGAGCGGTGGCGAAGGAAGCGGTCTTTACAAAAGCACGGATGGCGGAGAAAACTGGGAATATATATCCAACCGGCCGGGGCTGCCGAAAGGTATTTCAGGCAAGATCGGGGTGGCCGTTTCTCCATTAAATTCAGACCGTGTCTGGACGATTATCGAAAACGAAAACGGCGGACTGTTCAGGTCCGACGACGGCGGTGAAACATGGGCGCGTACTACAGCCGATCGTAACCTGCGCCAGCGTGCATGGTACTATACGCACGTTGTTGCCGGCACAAATCACGAAGATGAAGTATATGTGCTGAATGTCGGTTTCTACAAATCCACCGATGGAGGAGAATCCTTTGAGCGGATAGGCACACCACACGGAGATCATCATGACTTGTGGGTTTCTCCTAATGACGGAAACCGCATGGTGGTAGCTGATGACGGCGGCGGACAGGTTTCCTACAATGGCGGCGAAAGCTGGTCATCCTATTACAAATATGCCACGGCACAGTTCTATCAGGTGATTACGGATAACCAGTTCCCATATCGAATATACGGTGCACAGCAGGATAACAGTACCGTCGGTATTATGAGCAGAACGGCAGGATCCGGAATCACTGAAAGAGACTGGGCGCCTGTAGCCGGTGGAGAAAGCGGATATATCGCACCCGATCCTGAGGATCCGAATGTTACGTTTGGCGGGAGTTACGGCGGATATTTCAACAAGTTTAATGACTTTACGAATCAAAGCGACCGCATCGATGTCTGGCCGGATAATCCGATGGGTGCCGGTGCAGAAGATCTTAAATACAGGTTTCAGTGGACCTTTCCGATCTATATCTCTCCGCACGACCCCAATGTACTGTATGCCACATCGCAGTACGTGCACCGATCGGGGGATGAGGGAATGAGCTGGGAAACCATCAGTGATGACCTTACCCGAAATGATAAGTCGAAGCAGGGTGAATCAGGCGGCCCGATCACAAAAGACGACACCAGTGTGGAGTATTACAATACCGTATTCACCTTTGCGGAGTCTACGGTTCAGCCGGGTGTGCTGTGGGCCGGCGCCGATGACGGGCTTATTCACGTGAGCCGGGATAACGGGGAAACATGGACGGAAGTTACCCCCGATGGAATGCCGGAAGCTATGGCAAGCATCATTGATCCATCCCCGCACAATCCGGGAACAGCGTATCTGGCAGCCACGCGATATAAATTTGACGATTTTTCCCCGATGCTGTACAAAACCGACAACTACGGGCGAAGCTGGAGCAGAATAAACAACGGTATACCGGAAGGAGATTTTACCCGCGTTATCAGGGAAGATCCCAACAGGGAGGGCCTGCTCTATGCAGGTACCGAAACAGGGGTTTATGTATCCTTTAACGATGGTGATAAGTGGCAGCCTCTTCAGCTGAACTTACCGGCTGTTCCAATCACCGACCTCACCGTGCATGCAAGGGATAAAGATCTGGTTGTTGCAACACAGGGGCGATCGTTCTGGATTCTGGATGATCTGTCTGTTCTCCATCAATTAAGTGATGAAGTCAAAAACTCCGACTATTACCTGTTTAAACCGGAAACCACCTATCTTTTTGGCAGTCACCGCGATATTGGGCCGGGAGTCACCCTGGGAGAAAATCCGAAAGATGGCGTTGTGGTATACTATAACCTGAACAGTGTACCTGAAGATGAAGTGAAGCTCCGGTTCCTTGAATCGAATGGCACTGAAATCAGAACCTTTTCAAATCTGGAGACCCTTGAGGGGGACCCGGTAGAAGAGTCGGATGAATTCTACGAAGAAGAACATGATGTTCCTTCGGATGTACTGACAACCAAAGAGGGCAACAATACATTTGAGTGGAATATGCGCTATCCGGGTGCGACAAATATTGAAGGCCGGCAGATCCTCTGGGCCGGCTCTACAACGGGACCAAAAGCCATTCCCGGCACCTACATGGTGCAGCTTCTTGTGGATGATGAGGTAGTTTCGGAACAGACGTTTGAACTAACCAAGGATCCGCGTATTGACACAACGCAGGAGGATTTTCAGGCTCAGTTTGATCTGCACCAAACCATCATTGCCAAATTGGATACCACACACAAAACGATTAATCGAATCCGGGATGTGCGGGCCCAGATTAACGATCTGAAATCGGACAACGCAGAGAATACCGAACTCCTGGAGCGTGCGAATGAAGTGCTAAGCGTGCTGGCGGATGTGGAGGGCGAATTGATGCAAACGAAAGCAGAATCCAGCCAGGACGTTCTCAACTATCCGATTAAGCTGAATAATAAACTGGCCTCTCTGGCAAGCACGGTAGCTACGGGGGATGGCCGGCCTACGCGTCAGCAATATGAGGTGTATGTTGATCTGGAAGCTCAGATAGATGCGCAGTTTGCGCGGCTGGTACAGGTTTTCGAAGGCGACCTTCCAGAACAGATCAGGGAGATTGAGCGCAGCACCATTCGGTTGAATTAG
- a CDS encoding zinc-dependent metalloprotease: MKYRKLLFLMAALILAPAALTAQDSESSDDDNAYAKMIEGAEVSEGFFTFYQKDGKLLMAVSEDQLDSDFLLNYQIARGIGSSGLYGGTMLNIFEAELVALRKQNDRIMLVNKPHRYNAEAGTPQARAVDLTYGESILETAKVEATNEDGMMLIDVHSWFVGDLSNISQRIQFALSSRPGQPGRASLDRDRSFVEMVESFPENSNVQAMLTFRNQERSAPRTVPDSRFVPVSIFYSIAKLPEEPMKPRMADDRLGYFMTVHKDFTETQEEFFQRFVNRWRLECDGPRDAEGLCEPKEPIVYYLENTIPERYRQPMMEGVEAWGDAFEEAGFKNAIRAEMLPDSASAGDIRYATLRWNVSDQPGYGAIGPSVVDPRTGEILDADMLYEANMFLGQVNTFRNFVEPQEAINEIYNVTAEELELMKMGVKTESFFTEMGTQTNLVRTALMANGLLEAGAPMPDEFVDQATRWVTMHEVGHTLGLRHNFRSSTDTPVNRLHDTSFTGPRGVFSSVMDYPSPNIAPNGEENGHFYNTGVGSYDRWVISYGYTPDDDDAEEIARRAAEPGHAYGSDEDARGSAAIDPNVNVFSLSADPLAWGRQRADLIRGMLPVLPDIALEDDMPYYEVTDLFSSAFFQYARALAPSVKYIGGQYQHRDHIGDPNGRMPFEPVPLEKQREALNTIVDYAFAENAIRLPQDVYQKFGANRWSHWGNSNTYSGRIDFPLHQTLLGVQSSLLSQLFNPVRLQRVRDTEVKFGAENTVTIPELMDTVTEAIWSEAWNSPGSNIGSNRRDLQRAHLDAVIGLVTDAPNGTPADARSVARLVLQDLHERLERRLAPPAFDFDTYTRAHLVESKERIERALEAGLSLEN, encoded by the coding sequence ATGAAATACCGAAAACTTCTATTTCTTATGGCTGCTCTGATTCTGGCTCCTGCCGCTCTTACAGCACAGGATTCAGAAAGCAGTGATGATGATAATGCGTACGCAAAAATGATCGAGGGTGCAGAAGTCAGTGAAGGATTTTTCACCTTTTACCAGAAGGATGGCAAACTCCTGATGGCTGTATCAGAAGACCAGCTCGACAGTGATTTTCTTTTAAATTATCAGATAGCACGAGGCATCGGCTCATCCGGCCTTTACGGTGGAACCATGCTCAATATTTTCGAAGCTGAACTTGTGGCTCTGCGCAAACAGAACGACCGCATTATGCTGGTGAACAAACCGCACCGCTACAATGCGGAAGCCGGCACGCCGCAGGCCCGCGCCGTTGATCTTACCTATGGTGAGTCCATTTTAGAGACGGCCAAGGTTGAGGCTACCAATGAGGATGGCATGATGCTGATTGATGTTCACAGCTGGTTTGTGGGCGATCTGTCCAACATCAGTCAACGGATACAGTTTGCACTCTCTTCACGTCCCGGACAACCCGGACGCGCCTCTCTCGACCGCGACCGCAGCTTTGTTGAAATGGTTGAATCGTTTCCCGAAAACAGCAATGTTCAGGCCATGCTCACCTTCCGCAATCAGGAGCGCTCAGCTCCGCGCACGGTACCTGATTCCCGGTTTGTACCGGTCTCCATCTTCTATTCCATTGCCAAGCTTCCGGAAGAGCCGATGAAACCGCGCATGGCAGACGATCGTCTCGGCTACTTCATGACGGTGCACAAAGACTTTACCGAAACACAGGAGGAGTTCTTTCAGCGTTTCGTTAACCGCTGGAGGCTGGAATGCGACGGCCCAAGGGATGCGGAGGGCCTCTGCGAACCCAAAGAGCCCATAGTCTACTACCTGGAGAACACCATTCCGGAGCGATACCGTCAGCCTATGATGGAGGGCGTTGAAGCCTGGGGCGACGCATTTGAAGAAGCAGGTTTCAAAAACGCTATCCGCGCTGAAATGCTGCCCGATTCTGCCTCTGCAGGCGACATCCGCTACGCAACCCTGCGCTGGAACGTCTCCGATCAGCCGGGTTACGGAGCCATAGGACCTTCTGTTGTGGATCCCCGAACCGGAGAGATCCTCGACGCCGACATGCTATACGAAGCCAACATGTTTCTGGGGCAGGTGAACACGTTCCGCAATTTTGTGGAGCCACAGGAAGCCATCAATGAAATTTATAACGTTACCGCGGAAGAACTCGAGTTGATGAAGATGGGCGTTAAAACCGAGTCTTTCTTTACGGAGATGGGCACCCAGACCAACCTGGTACGCACGGCGCTGATGGCAAACGGCCTTCTGGAAGCCGGCGCTCCCATGCCGGACGAGTTTGTGGATCAGGCCACGCGCTGGGTAACCATGCATGAAGTGGGTCACACGCTCGGACTGCGACACAATTTCCGGTCATCCACGGATACGCCGGTCAACAGGCTGCACGACACCTCCTTTACCGGCCCTCGCGGGGTGTTCAGCTCCGTGATGGATTACCCATCACCCAACATTGCGCCCAACGGCGAGGAGAACGGACACTTTTACAACACCGGAGTAGGAAGCTATGACCGATGGGTAATCAGCTACGGTTACACGCCCGATGATGACGACGCGGAAGAGATTGCGCGCCGGGCTGCCGAACCGGGCCACGCCTATGGCAGCGACGAGGATGCACGCGGTTCCGCCGCCATCGATCCGAACGTAAACGTCTTCAGCCTGAGTGCCGATCCTCTCGCATGGGGACGTCAGCGGGCTGATTTGATTCGAGGCATGCTCCCTGTTCTTCCCGACATTGCCCTGGAAGACGACATGCCCTATTACGAAGTTACCGATCTCTTTTCGAGCGCATTCTTCCAGTATGCGAGGGCGCTCGCTCCCAGCGTGAAGTATATCGGCGGACAGTACCAGCATCGCGATCACATCGGTGATCCGAACGGACGCATGCCGTTTGAGCCCGTACCCCTTGAGAAGCAGCGTGAAGCTCTGAACACCATTGTGGATTATGCGTTTGCCGAAAACGCCATTCGTCTGCCGCAGGACGTCTATCAAAAATTCGGAGCCAACCGATGGAGCCACTGGGGCAACAGCAATACCTACTCGGGCAGAATCGACTTCCCGCTTCACCAGACCCTTCTGGGTGTACAGAGCAGCCTTCTGAGCCAGCTCTTCAACCCTGTACGCCTCCAGCGAGTCCGCGATACTGAGGTGAAATTCGGCGCTGAAAACACGGTAACCATTCCCGAGCTGATGGATACGGTAACCGAAGCGATCTGGAGTGAAGCCTGGAACTCCCCCGGAAGCAACATCGGCAGCAACCGGCGCGATCTTCAGCGTGCCCATCTGGATGCAGTGATCGGCCTCGTTACGGATGCACCCAACGGCACACCGGCTGACGCACGATCCGTTGCGCGACTGGTGCTTCAGGATCTGCATGAACGTCTCGAGCGGCGCCTTGCTCCGCCGGCTTTCGATTTTGACACCTATACCCGGGCACATTTGGTGGAGTCAAAAGAGCGGATAGAGCGTGCACTGGAGGCAGGACTCAGTCTTGAGAACTGA
- a CDS encoding fasciclin domain-containing protein, translating to MKIQSLIILLSALFVLSSCDTTDSYSTLSDTETASAAEALKKGEKPGSDNTILDIAAGNEDFEILAQAVIFAGLDDELSGKKQLTVFAPTDDAFVALLDALGLTAEELLSEENRELVTQTLLYHVANGNRESEDVIDSDQIRSLQETFIKVKSEIIDGEEHFFVGNEENGYAKLVALDIEASNGVIHVIDTVMLPPSENNAGDGEDDDDYDDGDDDGERPEETIVDIASSTDDFSILTEAVIFAGLDDELSGNRQFTVFAPTNDAFVALLDALGLTAEELFVDENRGLVKDILLYHVAPGNRPAEDVIDSDQIRSLQKMFIKVKSEIVDGEESFFVGNEENGFAQITGTDIFAKNGVIHVIDAVMLPPSENNAGDGDDDDDDDDDDDDDDDDDDDDDEYDD from the coding sequence ATGAAGATACAATCTCTGATAATTCTGTTATCTGCATTGTTTGTTCTCTCATCTTGTGATACAACTGACAGTTATTCCACACTTTCTGATACAGAGACAGCATCCGCAGCAGAAGCATTAAAAAAGGGTGAAAAACCCGGATCCGACAACACCATTCTGGACATCGCAGCGGGCAATGAAGATTTCGAAATTCTTGCACAGGCTGTAATTTTTGCCGGGCTGGATGATGAACTGAGCGGCAAAAAGCAGCTTACTGTATTTGCACCAACCGATGACGCTTTTGTGGCACTGCTTGATGCTCTCGGACTGACCGCAGAAGAGCTTCTGTCTGAGGAAAACCGCGAACTGGTTACCCAAACACTCCTCTACCATGTTGCCAATGGCAATCGTGAGTCGGAAGATGTGATTGATTCCGACCAGATTCGCTCATTACAGGAAACCTTCATTAAAGTGAAGAGCGAAATTATTGATGGCGAAGAGCATTTCTTTGTAGGCAACGAAGAAAACGGTTATGCCAAACTGGTAGCTCTCGATATCGAAGCCAGCAATGGAGTGATCCATGTAATTGACACTGTAATGCTGCCGCCATCAGAAAACAATGCGGGCGACGGAGAAGACGATGATGATTATGACGATGGTGACGACGACGGCGAACGTCCGGAGGAGACCATTGTTGATATTGCTTCAAGCACAGATGATTTTTCAATTCTGACCGAGGCTGTAATTTTTGCCGGTTTGGATGATGAACTGAGCGGCAATCGTCAGTTCACCGTGTTCGCGCCTACCAATGATGCGTTTGTTGCCCTGCTTGATGCTCTCGGACTTACGGCAGAAGAGCTGTTTGTCGATGAGAATCGCGGGCTTGTAAAAGATATCCTGCTCTACCACGTCGCTCCGGGCAATCGGCCGGCGGAAGATGTGATTGACTCAGATCAGATACGATCTCTGCAGAAAATGTTTATTAAAGTGAAGAGCGAAATCGTTGACGGCGAAGAAAGCTTCTTTGTTGGAAACGAGGAGAACGGATTTGCTCAAATCACCGGAACCGACATTTTTGCTAAAAACGGAGTAATTCACGTAATAGACGCCGTCATGTTGCCGCCCTCTGAAAACAACGCAGGAGATGGTGATGACGACGATGACGACGACGATGACGACGACGATGACGACGATGATGACGATGACGATGATGAATATGATGACTAA
- a CDS encoding M24 family metallopeptidase, whose amino-acid sequence MAETLRGFIIYLLLSVVAISCSTSSEPAPGPFSGPNPWPEIRHERIETLLPEAMERAGTEAWAVLCRSNNNDPLARHVGCENAVAPAVFLFQLQDGELFSIVFTPPGEAEALRDIALHDSIAVVSRSPGALVEAADYINRRVRGNLALNYSETNELADGLSYSQYTRFTDMLMQTVKNRIVSSEELVYEWLSVKTPAEVEILRKAAELTSKWQYEVYDMVVPGETTDRDVAGFLETKMAEAGVTDAWSPDQNPNVNSGPDRGHAHPTDKVISPGDVIQIDFGIRVYDTWVSDIQRFAYVLAPGETEAPEEIQRYWSTARDGNRMVLEVMQPGITGIEADRVQRDWMDENGSMNVMWNTGHPVGYVAHDIGPSLGGAQQGRDPHPTAFRELRAGNVFAYDGFYMWEIEGGTKTISVEEMVVITDNGAEYLTEPQNELILIRSD is encoded by the coding sequence ATGGCGGAGACACTTCGCGGCTTTATAATCTACCTGCTACTTTCTGTTGTTGCAATTTCGTGCAGTACGTCATCTGAACCTGCACCGGGTCCATTTTCCGGACCCAATCCCTGGCCCGAAATCCGCCATGAGAGAATTGAGACTCTGCTGCCGGAAGCCATGGAGCGTGCAGGAACGGAAGCCTGGGCCGTTCTGTGCAGGTCGAACAATAACGATCCGCTGGCACGGCATGTGGGATGCGAGAATGCCGTTGCACCGGCTGTATTCCTATTTCAGCTTCAGGATGGTGAACTATTTTCAATTGTCTTTACCCCGCCGGGGGAAGCGGAGGCGCTGCGGGATATCGCTCTTCATGACAGTATTGCGGTGGTCAGCCGGTCGCCCGGAGCCCTTGTTGAGGCAGCCGATTATATTAACCGCCGGGTTCGGGGTAACCTGGCACTCAACTACAGTGAAACCAATGAGCTTGCCGACGGACTGAGCTACTCGCAGTACACCCGCTTCACCGATATGCTGATGCAGACCGTCAAAAACCGCATTGTCTCTTCCGAGGAGCTGGTGTATGAATGGCTTTCAGTAAAAACGCCTGCTGAAGTGGAGATTTTAAGAAAGGCGGCTGAATTGACCTCAAAGTGGCAATATGAAGTCTATGACATGGTGGTACCGGGTGAAACCACCGACCGGGATGTGGCAGGTTTCCTGGAAACCAAAATGGCTGAAGCAGGTGTTACGGATGCGTGGTCGCCGGACCAAAATCCGAACGTAAATTCCGGCCCTGACCGGGGCCATGCCCATCCCACAGATAAGGTGATCAGCCCGGGGGATGTTATTCAAATTGACTTCGGTATCCGGGTGTACGACACCTGGGTATCGGATATTCAGAGATTTGCCTATGTACTGGCACCCGGTGAAACGGAGGCACCGGAAGAAATTCAGCGCTACTGGAGCACGGCTCGTGACGGAAACCGGATGGTGTTGGAGGTGATGCAGCCCGGAATCACGGGAATCGAAGCGGATCGCGTTCAGCGCGACTGGATGGATGAAAACGGCTCTATGAATGTTATGTGGAATACGGGTCACCCGGTAGGCTATGTGGCCCACGATATCGGGCCAAGCCTCGGAGGAGCACAGCAAGGCCGTGATCCCCATCCGACGGCTTTTCGCGAACTGCGTGCCGGCAACGTATTTGCCTACGACGGTTTCTACATGTGGGAAATCGAAGGGGGAACCAAAACCATATCCGTTGAGGAGATGGTTGTTATTACGGATAACGGAGCCGAATACCTGACCGAGCCTCAAAATGAATTGATTTTGATCCGGTCGGATTAA